The nucleotide window taaactcacagagatccacatgcctctgtctCCGTCCTGAGTGCCGGAATCAAAGGAGTGTATTACCACTGCACAGGCCTTTCCctcatttttaagaaattattccTGTGCATATATGAATGTACCTATGGGGCTTATAGGACAGTTTCATGTATTTGGCTCTCTCTCCTTTACATGGGTCTGagatatcaaactcaggttggtaTGCTGGTGTGGCACACAGTGCCTTTACCCCCACCTCACTGTCCTGTCCTTCTCTTCACCACCTACTCAGAAACATTCTAGGGAATAAGGAAGGGCTCCCTTGAGCCCTGACTTGCATTACTCTGCCTCTGGATTTTCCCTCGACAGCCAGGAAACACAAAGTTTTAAGAACATAGGAGgcaaggctgggcggtggtggtacatgcctttgatcaaagcactcaggaggcaaaggcaggtggatttctgtgagtttgaggtcagcctggtctacaagagctagttcccggacatgttccaaagctacagagaaaccctgtctcaaaaaaccaatagccgggcagtggtggcacacgcctttaatcccagcagtcgggaggcagaggcaggcagatctctgtgagttgagaccagcctggtctacaagagctagttccaggacaggctccaaaaccacagagaaaccctgtcttgaaaacacataaaaaaaaaccaacccccaataaatatataagtaaataaatgaataaaaaataaattaaattactgTGTTCTGTACGCCCTTATGGAGGCTAAAGAACAATTGCTAGAGTCAGGTCtcttcttctgccatgtgggtcccaggagatGAACtgaggctgtcaggcttggctgcaaacAGTAAGTCACCTCACTCTTCCtgctctatttctttttgttttggggacaaggtctctctacacttctagctggcttagaactcattgAGGTagtacctgcctctgctccctgaatAGGTAAATTAAAGGCACCTGCAACCAAGCctggtcagcctcacagaccacacagtgacatcacacacctttaatccaagtagccaGACTAGTTTGCTATTGAACTGAGCAGTggtgtctcatgcctttaattccatcactggagaggaatataatCCCCGCCCTAGAGAGGTATAttagacgggaggagacagctctcagccagTCTCATTCtgtggattcctggaggcaggatctccataCTCGAACTGACATAGAGGTAAGTggtagtggctggctgctttgcatttctggtcgtcatgttgaaccccaatattttgtctgtgttttaattaattgtgctacagTTTATTGAGACTTACTCCAGATTCTCTACACCTCCTCATCCTTAGCAGCCCAGACTGTATGGTTGCAGCAGGCTTCTCAGTTTCTTGAAATTGAGTCATCTTCAAAAACAGAGACAAcccaaaacatttctttttctcttaaactgtttttatttttgagacagtgtttctctgtgtgacagccctagctgtcctagaactcgctttgttgCCCAGGCAGGgaccaaattcacagagatccgcctgcctctgcctcccgagtgctggaattaagggcgtgtgccaccacctccagcctttcttttttcttaaataaagtaaatatgttTCCTATACATTCTTTTCTACTTTAAACCTATGACTTGGGTAATTTAAACTCTTTTAAAAGTTCCTATAgtgccagacggtggtggcggatgccttttatcccagcccccgggaagcagaggcaggtggatccctgtgagcttgagaccagcctggtctacaagagctagttccaggataggctccaaaaccacagagaaaccctgtctcaaaaaaaccaaaaaaataaaatataagttccCGTAGTGCTTTTTCGATGGTAGTGTAGGATAGAAATATTCTTTGGACTGAAATCTGGAGTAGAACAGCAGAATTGTCTGAGAAACTGCAGGCTTGGCTTGCATATTGGTTTGCTGTTTATTTGCCAGATGGCTCTGTGTTTTCTTGGCTTACACATGCCAAATAACTCTTATGTTAGCAACAGACTTAAGAAAAGactgaaaattttcatttaaaaaagttttaagccGGGGCTTTAGGGgtgaacatctttaatcccaatatttaGGAGGCCAagacaggcgtatctctgtgagttggaggacatcctggtctacatggaccaggagaccctgtcccaaaaaataaaaagcaaaacaaaatttagagTGTAAGAAAATACAATATTCAGAAAAAGTATTTGTCCAATACCAAAGACACCTGAGACCTGAGAGTCTCataataaataatgattttattttaaaattaaatttattctttttgagacagtgtcttgtaTTATTTACATTGCACTgtgttgaacttttaaaaatttgtaggTCAGCCCTCTGCCGCTCACGCTCCTCACCTCTCGGTGGACTCGTAATCCTGGCGGCCACGGCCACGATGGCGACGTCGGGCTCCACGCGGAAGCGGCTGCTGCTCAAAGAGGAGGACATGACCAAAGTGGAGTTCGAGAGCAGCGAGGAGGTGGACGTGACCCCCACGTTCGACACCATGGGCCTGCGGGAGGACCTACTGCGCGGCCTCTACGCCTACGGCTTTGAGAAGCCTTCAGCAATCCAGCAGCGCGCTATGAAGCAGATAATTAAGGGGAGAGATGTCATAGCACAGTCTCAGTCTGGCACCGGCAAGACGGCCACCTTCAGCATTTCAGTCCTTCAGTGCTTGGATGTCCAGGTTCGAGAAACCCAGGCTTTGATCTTGGCTCCAACAAGAGAGTTAGCTGTACAGATTCAGAAGGGTTTGCTGGCTCTGGGGGACTACATGAACGTACAGTGCCACGCTTGCATTGGGGGCACCAATGTTGGGGAGGACATCCGGAAGCTGGAATATGGGCAACATGTTGTGGCAGGCACCCCGGGACGTGTCTTTGATATGATTCGCCGTAGACGTTTAAGGACACGGGCTATCAAGATGTTGGTTTTGGATGAGGCTGATGAAATGCTGAACAAAGGTTTCAAGGAGCAGATCTACGATGTGTACAGGCACCTGCCACCAGCCACGCAGGTGGTTCTCATCAGTGCCACATTGCCTCACGAGATCCTGGAGATGACCAACAAGTTTATGACCGACCCCATCCGCATCTTGGTGAAGCGTGATGAACTGACTCTGGAAGGCATCAAGCAGTTCTTCGTGGCGGTGGAAAGAGAGGAGTGGAAATTTGACACTCTGTGTGACCTCTACGACACGCTGACCGTCACCCAGGCTGTCATCTTCTGCAACACCAAGAGGAAGGTTGACTGGCTGACAGAGAAGATGAGAGAAGCCAACTTCACTGTGTCATCCACGCACGGGGACATGCCCCAGAAGGAGCGCGAGTCCATCGTGAAGGAGTTCCGCTCAGGTGCCAGCCGAGTGCTCATTTCTACAGATGTCTGGGCTCGCGGCCTGGATGTCCCTCAGGTGTCCCTCGTCATTAACTACGACCTGCCCAACAACAGAGAACTGTACATTCACAGAATCGGGAGATCAGGGCGATTCGGCCGCAAAGGTGTGGCCATCAATTTTGTGAAGAACGATGACATCCGCATCCTCAGGGACATAGAACAGTACTACTCCACCCAGATAGACGAGATGCCCATGAATGTGGCTGATCTGATCTGAAGCTGGTGCTCGTGCATCAAGGGCCTGGATATGGCGCCTATCGTGAGCTCCTCCTCGGAACGGGAAGCCTCTATTAAATGGGGTTTAAATGAACTGTCTTCTCACAGCCCCTCAGGAAGACCCTTGGGCGCTGCCATCTTTTCTAACCCACATGTAAATAATCCAATGCTTTGAGCCTTTTACATTAAACATGGAAATTTtcccatgaaaataaaattatagttcaGCCTCTCCCTTGTTGCTTCCACGGTGGCAGCTCAACTTCTCTCCAAGGGTGGATGTCTGAAGCGTTACTTGTCTAGAGCAGATGCCAGCCAGGAAGGAGGTTCAGAATCCCTTCGGAAGAGGCACAAAAAAAGACCAAATGCACAATGCACTGATGGCAATGCATTGCGGATTGTTGATTAGGATGTGTGCTGGGCAGACATGAAGGAGTACTGTGTACTGGTTTGCTTCTTATGGCTTACCCAACCTCCTtccttataaaacccaggaccaccagcccaaggatggagccacccacaatgggctggacacACCCCCATCAataactagttaagaaaatgccttacagctggatcttacgGGGGTTTCTTCTCAGTTAagcttccctcctttcagataactgtggtttgtgtatcaggtTGATATACAACTAGCCAGTACACACAATTAGCTAGTTATAGGGGCACATattcataatcccagcactaaagaggctaAGAAAATGTAGGCCATgtattcaaggttagcctgagctacgtAGCAAGCATgtcacaaacagacaaacaaaacaaggccTCCCTCACTTGGGCAGGCATGGGCCATGTGAGAtctgtgtttaaaattaataaCGTAAAAAAGAGCCAGGTGTGTTTTGCATGCAGGCTAGTAATCTAAactcttaggaggtagaggcaggagggtccgaATTTTAAGGCCAGTGCCAGAGCATGTTTGATGCTAGTCAGTAGTACAGGAGAACATGTCTTAAAGGGGGTTAAGGAGAAAATATACACACTATAATCTATATTTAACATAGTAATAAGCCTTATGGTCTTCAAACAGTTCAACTTCAAATCCTTGCTCCCTACCTTGTAGTTATATGAAGCAAAATATATTTAACCTTGTTACATCTCCAGTTTTCATagtaaagtagaaacaaaaacagtggcTAACTTACATTAAACATTCCATTCTTGTTACAACAattgcctattttctttttttttttttttttttttttttttggtttttcgagacagggtttctctgtggctttggagcctgtcctggaactagctctgtagaccaggctggtctcgaactcacagagatccgcctgcctctgcctcccgagtgctgggattaaaggcgtgcgccaccatcgcccggctagcaATTGCCTATTTTCTATAGTGTTTATAGTGAATGTCTAGAATCTTGAGTCAGAAAGACACTGTGATGCTTAATTTTAATTGCCAAACTCGAATGGGTCATAAAATGCCCAGAGCACCAGGGGAGCACACTTTTGGGTGTCTGTAAATCTTCCAGAGTGGATTAACTGGTGGGTAGGAACACTGACTGGCCCTGAATATAGGCGGTACTGACATGTGAACGAGCATCCTCGCGTTTCTGCCACTGTGGAACCACTGGGCACCACGTCTTCCTGTGATGGTGGACAGTGTTCCCTTGAGCACAAGCCAAAATAGCCCTTCTTCCTTCAAGAGGCTTTAGTCAGGCACTTAATGAGAGCGCCTGGAAAGGAAATAATACAGGGATGGGGAAGTGGGAGCACTGCCGTAATGAACTTGACCACACGCCTTCTGGACTGGTGTGTTGATTGGCCTGGAGCTATAGCGTGAGAGAAGCCCtagccctctctctctcactctctttctcacagagatccacctgtctctgcctcccacatgctggaattaaaggcatgcacgacTGCCCAGTGTAGCGAGCTTCATGGTGTCatacctgatggagatgtataatcaactcctgagatggctaaggcctgacctatgctgtgatcacgcaatgattatcagctgcctgcatatgcgtgaacctatgggcagtgcccacctggcagttcggggttggcagcccatgccttcttaagggctgggagagggtttgcccaaggagagagaagaaagggagaagaaaaagagagagaggagagagaggagagagagggggagagagagaattgtaaaaggtcctggaataaactgccaTGAGAAGAGCTCTGGTGGTCATGTCTTCCTTGCTGGACAAGGGTGGCCACGACAGCCCGGcgatctctttcttcttctttctttctctctttttctcttccactcTCTTAGTCTCTCTCGttctatctcttctctctcttttgtttttctctctttctctttccctccgtTACTCTCCAACACTctctcattttcttgtttttctctcttgttctttctcttttgctctcccacgctctctctctctccttcttgctgtccttccctctcttttcctctctctcgccctcattattattattatttttttttgagacagcccttactctcctggaactcacagtgtagaataagctgaccttgaaatcagagctccacctgcttctgccttccaagagctggatTCTAGGTATGCTCCATCATTGCCCAGCCCCAGCCTGGGTTTCTTAATGAGACACCTTTCcttcaaaaaaggaaggaaagtccTGTGAGCAAAGATATgctattttttgaaaataaaaataagaaattgcggggctggagaggctcagtggttaagagcactgtctgctcttccagaggtcctgagttcaattcccagcaaccatatggtggctccaaaccatctgtaaagagatctggcgccctcctctggtgtgtgggtataaatggaggcagaaagttgtatacataataaataaatttttaaaaaaaaaacaagaaattgtCAGTTTATTATGCTATGATTGTAAGAAGACTACCTCAAACCAAGCCAGTTGGAATTTGAAATCCCTTATCTCTCCCTGTGTAGCCGAGTGTGTAAAATCAGACCTGTTGAGCTACAACAAGGAATTTTGAGAGAGATGTAGCAGcacacactgtaatcccagcatctgtgaGGTAGAGGCTGGAGAATAAAGATTTCAAGGTCATATGGGACACACAGCAGAGTTAAGGACTCAACAAATCAAAACATGAAAGTAATTTTACTTTCTGTGCTTGAGTGTAACATCTAGGATCTGTCAACCCAGGAACTCTCTGGTGTTAACATAGTGGGTAAGGtcacttcctgccaagcctgatgatctgatttCATCCTTAGgagccacatggtgaaaggagggaactgactgatccctgtgctgtggcacatgcccgtaaataagttaataaatatatGGCTATAAAAATGAGGACGGACTTTTGGTCACACTGCATGTGTACTTTGCTGCTATCCAGGCTGGCATCATCTCTTGTGCACTCAATAAACTTTTGGTTCTAAAATAAGGTTGTTGTCAACCCCTTACAGTAtttgaaataagttttaaatgGCAGATTGCTCAAGTTAGCTAACTCAGCAGGCAGTTACATCTAAgtgagaaaataatattaaacttcCTAGTGCTTAAAAAGAActatttccatttcctctctgatgattcagcagttaaatGAACTTattcttcagaggacccaggatcagttcccagcacacgtGACAGCTTACAGCCATACAGCCACTGTTATGCCCAAGTTTATTATCCCCAAAAGGAAACCGGATTCTGACAGATTCTGATGTAAAGCACAAGAGGGTTTTTTATATTCAAACTTGAGTTTGGACTATACCTCAACCACACCAATGCAGTGGGTGAGGGAAGTGCAGCCTGAACCCGGGAAGGGGgggaacttttaaaggggaaatgccATAGTAAGGGGCGTTCATGTCCTGTCATCCTGGGACTGGGTAAGGAGGGCATAGGGCAAGGTAGTCtctgaaaccattggtcagttttGGGGCAAGAAAACCCTAAAAAAGCCccattaataactgacaaggtatcttcaagggCAGGCTGCCTCCTAGGAACATCTGAACCCCGTTAAGGTTTATGTCCCTGCTCCCTACCTCCTTAATTGGCTATTTTCAGGGTATCCATCCAAATTGCGCTATCGCAGCACATATCTGAGCTGAGATCCCCCCTCATTATGTGGCTTAAGATGATGCCCCCTCTTTAAAATGGAGTCTGCAGAGTCAGGTCCTCACACCAAcattaactccagttcagggCATCCAAAGCCCTGTTCTAGACTTCACAGACACCACATGTGcaagtagtgcacagacatacatccaaGCGAAACACTCAAACACGTAAAGAAAACATCCTGAAACAAGATAGTTCCATTTTTCCTCCTGTTGAGGACTGCTTGCTTTTGGAATAAATAAGAATCACTGTGGAGCCTGTTAAAATCTCCAGGCCTCCTCCAAAGAGATTCTGATGCTCCAGGTCAAGTAGAAGATGAGACCTATGgatctttctacttcccatgtagattagatctatgtaacaTGTAAGTCCCTCTTACTGTCTacgttgttgtctaagttctctgggattgtggtttgtagactggctttctttgctttatatttaataaccacctatgagtagtacatgtgataattgtctttctgtatccgggttacctcactcaaaataatgttttctagctc belongs to Microtus pennsylvanicus isolate mMicPen1 chromosome 13, mMicPen1.hap1, whole genome shotgun sequence and includes:
- the LOC142833387 gene encoding eukaryotic initiation factor 4A-III-like, producing MATSGSTRKRLLLKEEDMTKVEFESSEEVDVTPTFDTMGLREDLLRGLYAYGFEKPSAIQQRAMKQIIKGRDVIAQSQSGTGKTATFSISVLQCLDVQVRETQALILAPTRELAVQIQKGLLALGDYMNVQCHACIGGTNVGEDIRKLEYGQHVVAGTPGRVFDMIRRRRLRTRAIKMLVLDEADEMLNKGFKEQIYDVYRHLPPATQVVLISATLPHEILEMTNKFMTDPIRILVKRDELTLEGIKQFFVAVEREEWKFDTLCDLYDTLTVTQAVIFCNTKRKVDWLTEKMREANFTVSSTHGDMPQKERESIVKEFRSGASRVLISTDVWARGLDVPQVSLVINYDLPNNRELYIHRIGRSGRFGRKGVAINFVKNDDIRILRDIEQYYSTQIDEMPMNVADLI